Part of the Natrialbaceae archaeon AArc-T1-2 genome, CCCCGTCCAGTCCGGCAGCGACGACGTGCTCGGAGACATGCGCCGCCAACACCAGGTCGAAGAGTATCTCGAGGTCGTCGAGACCTTCGACGACACACTCGAGTACTGGACGCTCTCGACGGACTTCATCGTCGGCTTTCCGACCGAGACCGACGCAGACCACCGCCAGTCGCTCGCGTTGCTCCGCGAGACCCGCCCCGAGAAGATAAACGTCACCCGCTTCTCGAAGCGACCCGGCACCGACGCCGCCGAACTGAAAGGACTCGGCGGCACGGTGAAGAAAGAACGCTCTCGGGAGCTGTCCGAGCTGAAGATGGAGGTCGTCGGCGCGGCCTACGAGGGGATGGTCGGCGACGTTCGCGAGGACGTCCTCGTCGTCCAGGAAGGCACCGGCGACTCCGTGAAGTGTCGCGACTCGGCCTACCGCAGTATCATCGTCCAGAACGCAAGCGACTACGGCATCGAACCCGGCGAGTTCGTCGACCTCGAGGTGACCGGCCACAACACCGTCTACGCGTTCGGCGAGCCGATCTGACTCGTGTGACCGATGACCGCGACGGCTGTCGTCTGCCCGCCGTCGTAGGGTCTGGTCTCGTAAGAGTTAAACGACCAACGTGGCTATGCTCGAGTGAGCCAGGATGGCCGAACGGTAAGGCGCACGCCTGGAAAGCGTGTTCCCTTTCGGGATTCTGGGTTCAAATCCCAGTCCTGGCGTTTGTTGCTGCGAGCAATTCACGAGCGGCGAGACTCTACTGGCAGGGATTTGAATCAGGGAGGTCGCGCACAACAGAGTGAGCACGTCCGACCGTGGTTCAAATCCCAGTCCTGGCGTTTGTTGCCGGGTCCGGGGTCGTCAGTACGCGATCGCAGGCGCGATCACGACGAGCACGACGCCGAGGGCGATCCGGAGCCGTTCCTCAGCGACCAGGTGGGCGACGCGCCAGCCAATCACCACGCCGATCAGTTGCGGAACCCCCACGAGAATTGCAAGCGGAATCGAAACCGCATCACCGAGCCAGTAGCCGGCGGTCGCGAATCCGGAGATGAATATCGACTGCACCTGTGCGACGGCCAGCGAGATGAGCATCGGCACGCCAAGAATCACCAACAGTGGCACCATGATGACAGGGCCGCCGACCCCGAGCAACCCGCCGATGAACCCGACACCGAATCCGAGAACCGAAAGAAGTGCCCGTCGCTGCAAATCCGTCGCGGAATCGAGGTAGTTGCGTGGCTCCAGGCCGATGAACTCCCGGTAGACGATTATCCCCCCCACGACGGCGACGAACACCGCGAGCAGGATGCCGAAGACGTCGTCCGGGATGACGAGGTTGGCCTGCGAGCCGGCGACCGCGCCCACGATGCTCATTCCGCTGAGGATGATTGCAGTTTCTCGAGCGTATCCGACGGCGAAGTCTCCCGACAGCCGATAGAGATACGCTGCGAGCAGGCCGGTCGCGATGAACGTTGCACTCGCCGTTCCGGCGACTTCGGCGGACGAAATGGGGACGAACAGGAAGAGCGCGATCGTCACGAAAATGCCACCCGGTCCGATCGCACTAATGCCGATGCCGGCGAACAGGGCGAGAACGAAAAGGAAGATCGCGAGTTCGATCGAAATTATCGATAACACCATTCGTTCCCATGACTTCTGTGACCGGATTTATGCGCTTCGGCCCGCGCACCCGCCTCTCGGAATCGCAGACGGTCGTTCCGACCGGTATGGTCGTCACTGACACCGACCTCGCAACGCGTCCTCGCCGAAGAGAGGGCCAAGAGCGAACACCCCGTCCGGCGTGTTCCCGTCTGCGACGAAGACGAGAATCTCGAGGGGAGACTCGTCGTCGAGGACGTACGTAGCGAGTTGCCGGAGAACAATCCAGACTTCGCGGCGGCCATACACGCCCAGCGCTCCGTACTGAAACCCAACGGCGGGATTTCGACGGGGTGCGGATCCGTCGTCGAACCCGGCTCTTCTCTTCGGGCCTGGCGGTTCACTACGGGCGGACGCGATGGATGTGGATGCCGGAGACGTCCGTCGGTTCGGGAAATCTGCCCGAAGGCGTGGATTTATGCCGGCAAAACCTCCATTATTAATATGGACGTTCGTGAAGCCACAGTCGACGACCGCGAGGTAATCGGCGAGATCGCGGACCGGTCGCTCAAGACGTCGTACTCGCTTTCCCCGGCGACGATCGAGAGTGCAGTCGAAGAGTGGTACGGCGCCGAGGCGTTCGCCGAGAGGCTCGAGGACGACGACACACTGGTGTTCGTCGCCGAGGACGACGGCGAGACGGCTGCGTTCTCAGAGAGCGTCGTGACGGAGGGTGGACAGGGCGACCTCCAGTGGCTGCACGTCCGTCCCGACCGCCGCGGCCAGGGAATTGGGACGACGCTTTTCGAACACACTCGCGAGCGCCTCGAGGAGGCGGGAGCGAACTACCTCCGCGGGCGCGTTCTCGCCGACAATCACGCCGGAGCCGCCTTCTACGAGAAGCACGGTTTCGAGAAGGTCGACGAGACGACGCTCGAGATCGACGGCGACGCCCACGTCGAGTACGTGTTGCTCGACGCCGAGTCCGAACAGCTTCGAAGCGTCGTCACCGACGACGGCGAGGTGGTCTACGTCGATCAGTTCGACGAAGAGATCGGTTCGGAAGCGCCGTTTAACACCGTTTATACGGACCCGGCCCGGACGGACCGGTACGGCTACTACTGTACGAACTGCGAGGCGCTCGCGACCACGATGGACTCGATGGGGCGCATGCGGTGTCCCGCGTGCGGGAACACCCGGAAACCGGTTCGGTGGGACGCCTCCTACATGTGATCGCCGGCAGCGTCGCATCACCCCTAAGAGACTCGCGTGACGAACGATACCCATGACAGATACACCCGTCCGCCGGATCATGACCTCACCAGTCGTAACGATTCGTCCCGACGCGTCGCTCACCGACGCCGCACGAACCA contains:
- a CDS encoding sulfite exporter TauE/SafE family protein, coding for MVLSIISIELAIFLFVLALFAGIGISAIGPGGIFVTIALFLFVPISSAEVAGTASATFIATGLLAAYLYRLSGDFAVGYARETAIILSGMSIVGAVAGSQANLVIPDDVFGILLAVFVAVVGGIIVYREFIGLEPRNYLDSATDLQRRALLSVLGFGVGFIGGLLGVGGPVIMVPLLVILGVPMLISLAVAQVQSIFISGFATAGYWLGDAVSIPLAILVGVPQLIGVVIGWRVAHLVAEERLRIALGVVLVVIAPAIAY
- a CDS encoding GNAT family N-acetyltransferase; translated protein: MDVREATVDDREVIGEIADRSLKTSYSLSPATIESAVEEWYGAEAFAERLEDDDTLVFVAEDDGETAAFSESVVTEGGQGDLQWLHVRPDRRGQGIGTTLFEHTRERLEEAGANYLRGRVLADNHAGAAFYEKHGFEKVDETTLEIDGDAHVEYVLLDAESEQLRSVVTDDGEVVYVDQFDEEIGSEAPFNTVYTDPARTDRYGYYCTNCEALATTMDSMGRMRCPACGNTRKPVRWDASYM